From Salvia splendens isolate huo1 chromosome 3, SspV2, whole genome shotgun sequence, a single genomic window includes:
- the LOC121794380 gene encoding polycomb group protein EMBRYONIC FLOWER 2-like isoform X3, protein MPGIPLVARETANCVCNCSYSQGADHMCRQDPRAHLSPEEQIAAEESLSIYCKPVELYNILQRRAARNPSFLQRCLRYKMQAKHKKRIQMTISLPSTANDESQIQSLLPLCIMLARPVYSPAVVEDSAVYRFRRECILTKCTEDDAMNQDEANFILPEINKLSAEVKSGSLTILFVSCAELFKEQTDAPSFPANVGGHCFLGKIPMELLHLSSGGRAEMLSSVDLHSCFLKTGCFGEDRCFSFHSPHAGAMALSQQLQVRVAAEEIGLKQRSPYDSFSYYDVPSSTLPQIIRLRTGNVVFNYRYYNNKLQRTEVTEDFTCPFCLVKCASFKGLRFHLPACHDLFNFEFWVTEEFQAVNISVKTDTWRSENVAAGVDPKQQTFFLCSKAPRRRKMKSPMQNPKFVHPLVLDSEMPGSIIELREKTVEESADRDASSPRASSATAHSYADPECVQSLPGNIAHPALLQFAKTRKLSVERSDPRNRALLQKRQFFHSHRAQPMAMEQVLSDRDSEDEVDDDVADLEDRRMLDDFVDVTKDEKRLMHLWNSFVRKQRVLADGHIPWACEAFSKLHKQDLVQIPALLWCWRLFMIKLWNHGLLDARTMNSCNIILEQPLEADVDQGPDT, encoded by the exons ATGCCGGGCATACCTCTCGTGGCTCGTGAAACTGC GAATTGTGTTTGCAATTGCAGTTACTCCCAAGGTGCGGACCATATGTGTCGTCAAGATCCCCGTGCGCATTTGTCTCCAGAAGAGCAAATTGCAGCCGAGGAAAGCCTCTCAATTTACTGCAAGCCTGTTGAATTGTACAACATTCTTCAGCGCCGTGCTGCTAGAAAC CCATCCTTTCTTCAGAGATGTTTACGGTACAAAATGCAAGCAAAACACAAGAAAAG GATTCAAATGACAATCTCCCTACCGTCAACTGCAAATGATGAATCTCAAATTCAAAGTCTATTACCTTTGTGTATAATGTTGGCAAGACCCGTTTATAGTCCTGCAGTTGTAGAG GATTCTGCAGTTTATCGATTCAGACGAGAGTGTATATTGACTAAATGTACTGAAGATGATGCAATGAACCAAGATGAAGCAAATTTCATTCTTCCCGAGATTAATAAACTATCAGCTGAAGTCAAATCTGGCTCTCTTACAATTTTGTTTGTTAGCTGTG CGGAATTGTTTAAGGAGCAAACAGATGCACCATCGTTTCCAG CTAATGTTGGAGGTCACTGTTTCCTGGGTAAGATTCCAATGGAGTTGCTTCACTTGAGTAGTGGGGGGAGAGCTGAGATGTTGTCATCTGTTGACTTGCATTCCTGCTTCCTGAAG ACGGGCTGTTTTGGAGAAGATAGATGCTTTTCATTTCACAGTCCCCATGCTGGAGCTATG GCTTTGTCTCAACAACTGCAAGTCCGTGTTGCAGCAGAAGAAATTGGGCTCAAGCAGAGATCTCCGTATGATTCATTCTCATATTATGACGTTCCCTCCTCCACTTTGCCTCAGATTATAAG GTTGAGGACTGGAAATGTTGTTTTCAACTACAGATACTATAATAACAAGTTGCAGAGGACTGAAG TAACGGAGGACTTTACATGCCCTTTCTGCTTGGTCAAATGTGCAAGCTTTAAG GGTCTCAGATTTCACCTGCCCGCCTGCCATGACCTCTTCAACTTTGAATTTTGG GTAACAGAGGAATTTCAAGCTGTCAATATATCTGTAAAAACCGATACATGGAGATCTGAG AATGTTGCAGCTGGTGTTGATCCTAAGCAACAAACATTTTTCCTTTG TTCAAAGGCTCCACGGCGCAGAAAAATGAAGAGCCCAATGCAGAATCCAAAGTTTGTGCATCCTCTTGTCTTAGATTCAGAAATGCCGGGATCAATCATTGAGCTTAGAGAAAAGACTGTTG AAGAGAGTGCAGACCGCGATGCATCCAGTCCCAGAGCTTCATCTGCCACTGCTCATTCATATGCAGACCCTGAATGTGTCCAGTCATTACCTGGAAACATTGCGCATCCAGCATTACTACAgtttgcaaagacaaggaaattATCTGTTGAACGCTCTGATCCTAGAAA TCGTGCACTCTTGCAGAAGCGGCAGTTCTTTCACTCTCATAGAGCGCAA CCCATGGCCATGGAGCAAGTCTTATCAGATCGGGACAGTGAGGATGAAGTTGATGATGATGTTGCAGATCTTGAAGACCGAAGG ATGCTGGATGACTTTGTGGATGTCACAAAAGATGAGAAGCGGTTGATGCATCTTTGGAACTCTTTTGTCAGGAAGCAAAG GGTATTGGCGGATGGTCATATTCCTTGGGCGTGCGAGGCTTTCTCCAAACTGCACAAACAGGATCTTGTTCAGATACCAGCACTACTTTG GTGCTGGAGGTTATTTATGATCAAACTCTGGAATCATGGTCTTCTTGATGCTCGTACTATGAACAGTTGTAATATAATCCTCGAGCAACCACTAGAGGCAGACGTGGACCAAGGCCCAGACACGTGA